In the Agrococcus sp. Marseille-Q4369 genome, one interval contains:
- the dusB gene encoding tRNA dihydrouridine synthase DusB: MTTTVSTPALSIGPIGLDSPVVLAPMAGITNTAFRRLCREYGAGLYVSEMITSRALVERTPETMRLISHHPSESLRSVQLYGVDPKTVETAVGILVDEDRADHIDLNFGCPVPKVTRRGGGSALPWKRDLFGAIVRRAARRGGDIPVTVKMRIGIDESHVTYLDAGRIAEDAGVAAVALHGRTAAQHYSGKADWTAIAKLKQAVTSIPVLGNGDIWQAEDALRMVDETGVDGVVVGRGCLGRPWLFGDLAAAFAGSDTRFRPGLGQVADAFRRHAELLVEFFGEEDRACRDIRKHVAWYFKGYPVGGDARRELAAVESLAHIDELLGRLDRDIPYVAEGIEGQRGRAGSPRTPALPDGWLDSPELTPAQREALIEDESDTRGG, from the coding sequence GTGACGACCACCGTGAGCACGCCGGCGCTGTCGATCGGGCCCATCGGCCTCGACTCGCCGGTCGTGCTCGCGCCCATGGCCGGCATCACGAACACCGCGTTCCGGCGGCTGTGCCGCGAGTACGGCGCGGGGCTGTACGTGAGCGAGATGATCACCTCGCGCGCGCTCGTCGAGCGCACCCCCGAGACGATGCGGCTCATCAGCCACCACCCCTCCGAGTCGCTGCGCTCGGTGCAGCTCTACGGCGTCGACCCGAAGACCGTCGAGACGGCCGTCGGCATCCTCGTCGACGAGGACCGCGCCGACCACATCGACCTCAACTTCGGCTGCCCCGTGCCGAAGGTGACGCGCCGCGGCGGCGGCAGCGCGCTGCCGTGGAAGCGCGACCTGTTCGGCGCCATCGTGCGCCGCGCGGCCCGGCGCGGGGGCGACATCCCCGTCACCGTGAAGATGCGCATCGGCATCGACGAGAGCCACGTCACCTACCTCGACGCGGGCCGCATCGCCGAGGACGCCGGCGTCGCCGCCGTCGCGCTCCACGGCCGCACGGCCGCGCAGCACTACTCCGGCAAGGCCGACTGGACGGCGATCGCGAAGCTCAAGCAGGCCGTCACCTCGATCCCTGTGCTCGGCAACGGCGACATCTGGCAGGCCGAGGATGCGCTGCGCATGGTCGACGAGACGGGCGTCGACGGCGTCGTGGTCGGCCGCGGCTGCCTCGGCCGCCCGTGGCTCTTCGGCGACCTCGCCGCAGCGTTCGCGGGCTCCGACACGCGGTTCCGCCCGGGCCTCGGCCAGGTGGCGGATGCGTTCCGTCGCCACGCCGAGCTGCTCGTGGAGTTCTTCGGCGAGGAGGACCGCGCGTGCCGCGACATCCGCAAGCACGTCGCGTGGTACTTCAAGGGCTACCCGGTGGGCGGCGACGCGCGCCGCGAGCTCGCGGCGGTCGAGTCGCTCGCGCACATCGACGAGCTGCTCGGCCGGCTCGACCGCGACATCCCCTACGTCGCCGAGGGCATCGAGGGCCAGCGCGGCCGCGCCGGCAGCCCCCGCACGCCCGCGCTGCCCGACGGCTGGCTCGACAGCCCCGAGCTGACGCCCGCCCAGCGCGAGGCGCTCATCGAGGACGAGAGCGACACCCGTGGCGGCTGA
- a CDS encoding deoxyguanosinetriphosphate triphosphohydrolase — translation MAADARGYGAHDVERRLPETHSSSRTDFSRDRARLTHSSAFRRLGQKTQVLSPTMGFDDSRTRLTHSLEVAQIGREIAGELGLDPDVVDTACLAHDIGHPPFGHNGEKGLNEWALGIGGFEGNAQTLRVITRLEPKVIRDRPYGLNLTRASVDAACKYPWPAASDVHDASGRIKFGYYHDDCEAFEWMREGAPEGRPSIEAQAMDLADDIAYSVHDFEDAVVGGYVDVAKLQSRVGHDELVSMMLTWVGPEYTRDELLDAFDRLDDLETWLRSFDGSRADHARLKNLTSKLIGRFANAAIRLTRETHEGPLARFGGTIEVPREVRAEIAVLKGTAASFILAERRQPIYASQRRILQELCDALVRLGPSALDRAYADDWAAAPDDAARARVVVDQVASLTDRGAFAWHERYVGD, via the coding sequence GTGGCGGCTGACGCGCGCGGCTACGGCGCCCACGACGTCGAGCGCCGGCTGCCCGAGACGCACTCCTCGTCGCGCACCGACTTCTCGCGCGACCGCGCGCGGCTGACGCACTCGAGCGCGTTCCGCCGCCTCGGCCAGAAGACGCAGGTGCTCTCGCCCACGATGGGCTTCGACGACTCGCGCACGCGCTTGACCCACTCGCTCGAGGTCGCGCAGATCGGGCGCGAGATCGCGGGTGAGCTCGGCCTCGACCCCGACGTCGTCGACACCGCGTGCCTCGCGCACGACATCGGTCACCCGCCCTTCGGCCACAACGGCGAGAAGGGCCTCAACGAGTGGGCGCTCGGCATCGGCGGCTTCGAGGGCAACGCGCAGACGCTCCGCGTCATCACGCGCCTCGAGCCGAAGGTGATCCGCGATCGGCCGTACGGGCTCAACCTCACGCGCGCGAGCGTCGACGCGGCCTGCAAGTATCCGTGGCCCGCCGCATCCGACGTCCACGACGCATCCGGCCGCATCAAGTTCGGCTACTACCACGACGACTGCGAGGCGTTCGAGTGGATGCGCGAGGGCGCCCCCGAGGGACGCCCGAGCATCGAGGCGCAAGCGATGGACCTCGCCGACGACATCGCCTACTCGGTGCACGACTTCGAGGATGCGGTGGTCGGCGGCTACGTCGACGTCGCGAAGCTGCAGAGCCGCGTCGGGCACGACGAGCTCGTCTCGATGATGCTCACGTGGGTGGGGCCGGAGTACACGCGCGACGAGCTGCTCGACGCCTTCGACCGGCTCGACGATCTCGAGACGTGGCTGCGCTCGTTCGACGGCTCGCGCGCCGACCACGCGCGGCTGAAGAACCTCACGTCGAAGCTCATCGGGCGGTTCGCGAACGCGGCCATCCGGCTCACGCGCGAGACGCACGAGGGGCCGCTCGCTCGCTTCGGCGGCACGATCGAGGTGCCGCGCGAGGTGCGCGCAGAGATCGCGGTGCTCAAGGGCACGGCGGCGAGCTTCATCCTCGCCGAGCGGCGCCAGCCGATCTACGCGAGCCAGCGGCGCATCCTGCAGGAGCTGTGCGACGCGCTCGTGCGGCTCGGGCCGTCGGCGCTCGATCGCGCCTACGCCGACGACTGGGCGGCGGCGCCCGACGACGCGGCTCGCGCTCGCGTGGTCGTCGACCAGGTCGCGAGCCTCACCGATCGCGGCGCGTTCGCCTGGCACGAGCGCTACGTGGGGGACTGA
- the dnaG gene encoding DNA primase, with product MAGRIRRSDIDELRSRISIVDVVGEHVTLKSAGVGSMKGLCPFHDERTPSFHVRPAVGRYHCFGCGEDGDAFQFVMAMDHTSFQETVERFAAQLGYTLHYEDGKPQEETSGRVRLLAASRDAEAFFREQLLTPAAALGQRFLGERGFDLAAAERFGVGFAPQSFDALKHHLRGKGYTEAELLGAGLLSEGQRGSYDRFRGRLVWPIRDVTGATVGFGARRLSDDDKGPKYLNSPETPIFRKSQVLYGLDLAKRDIARGHEAVVVEGYTDVMACHLAGVTTAVATCGTAFGVDHIKVLRRVLGDVSTTDTRSLGRVIFTFDPDEAGQQAAARTFAEEQRFAAQTFVAVPPQGLDPCDLRLERGDDAVRKLVQQRRPLFEFMLRRIVAEHDLETVEGRVAAMRRAAPVLLSIRDRALADGYLRTVAGWLGVSPDEVRRAVRQATPRPTPTPGDRPAEAGPAHPPPEVALQQLERDPASRLERDAIAALLQQPAVVGRDLAARGASAYVANPSLAVVRDGILASLDRIEAPDFSEHVAQAVPAELVPLVRTLAMAPIPQSSKEGVRAYVQGIVSSLVDRDILRRKAEMLGSLQRLGASDPEDSKRLQEQLLELERERRSLREEL from the coding sequence ATGGCGGGCAGGATCCGGCGCAGCGACATCGACGAGCTGCGATCGCGCATCTCGATCGTCGACGTCGTCGGCGAGCACGTCACGCTGAAGTCGGCGGGCGTCGGGAGCATGAAGGGGCTCTGCCCCTTCCACGACGAGCGCACGCCGTCGTTCCACGTGCGGCCCGCCGTCGGCCGCTACCACTGCTTCGGCTGCGGCGAGGACGGCGACGCCTTCCAGTTCGTCATGGCGATGGACCACACGTCGTTCCAGGAGACGGTCGAGCGCTTCGCGGCGCAGCTCGGCTACACGCTCCACTACGAGGACGGCAAGCCGCAGGAGGAGACGAGCGGCCGCGTGCGTCTGCTCGCCGCGAGCCGCGACGCTGAGGCGTTCTTCCGCGAGCAGCTGCTTACGCCCGCCGCGGCGCTCGGGCAGCGCTTCCTCGGCGAGCGCGGCTTCGACCTCGCGGCCGCCGAGCGCTTCGGGGTCGGCTTCGCGCCGCAGTCGTTCGACGCGCTGAAGCACCACTTGCGCGGCAAGGGTTACACCGAGGCCGAGCTGCTCGGCGCGGGCCTGCTGAGCGAGGGCCAGCGCGGCAGCTACGACCGCTTCCGCGGCCGGCTCGTGTGGCCCATCCGCGACGTCACGGGCGCGACCGTCGGCTTCGGCGCCCGTCGGCTCTCCGACGACGACAAGGGCCCAAAGTACCTCAACTCGCCCGAGACGCCCATCTTCCGCAAGAGCCAGGTGCTCTACGGCCTCGACCTCGCCAAGCGCGACATCGCCCGCGGCCACGAGGCGGTCGTCGTCGAGGGCTACACGGATGTCATGGCGTGCCATCTCGCGGGCGTCACGACCGCGGTCGCGACGTGTGGCACCGCCTTCGGCGTCGACCACATCAAGGTGCTGCGGCGCGTGCTCGGCGACGTCTCGACGACCGACACCCGCTCGCTCGGCCGCGTCATCTTCACGTTCGACCCCGACGAGGCCGGCCAGCAGGCCGCGGCGCGCACGTTCGCCGAGGAGCAGCGCTTCGCCGCCCAGACGTTCGTCGCGGTGCCGCCGCAAGGGCTCGACCCGTGCGACCTTCGGCTCGAGCGCGGCGACGACGCGGTGCGCAAGCTCGTGCAGCAGCGCCGGCCGCTGTTCGAGTTCATGCTGCGGCGCATCGTCGCCGAGCACGACCTCGAGACGGTCGAGGGCAGGGTCGCGGCGATGCGCCGCGCGGCGCCCGTGCTGCTGTCGATCCGCGACCGCGCGCTCGCCGACGGCTACCTGCGCACGGTCGCGGGCTGGCTCGGCGTGAGCCCGGACGAGGTGCGGCGAGCGGTGCGGCAAGCGACGCCCCGGCCGACGCCGACGCCGGGCGACCGGCCCGCCGAGGCCGGCCCCGCGCATCCGCCACCCGAAGTCGCGCTGCAGCAGCTCGAGCGCGACCCCGCGTCGCGGCTCGAGCGCGATGCGATCGCGGCGCTCCTGCAGCAGCCGGCGGTCGTCGGGCGCGACCTCGCGGCCCGCGGCGCGTCGGCGTACGTCGCGAACCCGTCGCTCGCGGTGGTGCGCGACGGCATCCTCGCGTCGCTCGATCGCATCGAGGCGCCCGACTTCTCGGAGCACGTCGCGCAGGCGGTGCCGGCCGAGCTCGTGCCGCTCGTGCGCACGCTCGCGATGGCGCCCATCCCGCAGTCGTCGAAGGAGGGGGTGCGCGCCTACGTGCAGGGCATCGTCTCATCGCTCGTCGACCGCGACATCCTGCGACGGAAGGCCGAGATGCTCGGCAGCCTCCAGCGGCTCGGGGCGAGCGACCCGGAAGACTCGAAGCGGCTGCAGGAGCAGCTGCTCGAGCTCGAGCGCGAGCGGCGCTCGCTGCGCGAGGAGCTGTAG
- a CDS encoding RtcB family protein yields MTVTQVSPKLYNWASIIDDQTLEQAKRTSKMPFVQPHLALMPDAHLGKGATVGSVIPTLGAIMPAAVGVDIGCGMIAVLTSHTAAALPSDRSIVRTAIERAVPLSAGHYNKRLTPSAADRVAELEALTQRAGFDPADYAKNWRMQLGSLGSGNHFIEISLDEQDRVWLFLHSGSRGVGNKIAQRHIAVAQAYAKAHRIELPDRDLAYLEEGTREFDRYIAELEWAQHFALLNREEMMDRVVAAFESWTGAGAGELERINCHHNYTARERHFGEDVWLSRKGAIDAAEGVLGLIPGSMGTRSYVVEGLGNRTALNSSPHGAGREYSRSRARRTFTRAQLEEAMRGIEWRRTDAFLDEIPQAYKDIDTVMADAADLVRIRHTLRQIVNVKGD; encoded by the coding sequence ATGACCGTCACCCAAGTCTCGCCCAAGCTCTACAACTGGGCATCGATCATCGACGACCAGACGCTCGAGCAGGCGAAGCGGACCTCGAAGATGCCGTTCGTCCAGCCGCACCTCGCCCTCATGCCCGACGCGCACCTCGGCAAGGGCGCCACGGTCGGCTCGGTCATCCCGACCCTCGGCGCGATCATGCCGGCGGCCGTCGGCGTCGACATCGGGTGCGGCATGATCGCCGTGCTCACCTCGCACACCGCCGCCGCGCTGCCGAGCGACCGATCCATCGTGCGGACGGCGATCGAGCGCGCGGTCCCGCTCTCGGCGGGCCACTACAACAAGCGCCTCACGCCGAGCGCCGCCGATCGTGTCGCCGAGCTCGAGGCGCTCACGCAGCGCGCCGGCTTCGACCCGGCCGACTACGCCAAGAACTGGCGCATGCAGCTCGGCTCCCTCGGCTCGGGCAACCACTTCATCGAGATCAGCCTCGACGAGCAGGACCGCGTCTGGCTGTTCCTGCACTCCGGCTCGCGCGGGGTCGGCAACAAGATCGCGCAGCGGCACATCGCCGTGGCGCAGGCGTACGCCAAGGCGCACCGGATCGAGCTGCCCGACCGCGACCTCGCCTACCTCGAGGAGGGCACGCGCGAGTTCGACCGCTACATCGCCGAGCTCGAGTGGGCGCAGCACTTCGCGCTCCTCAACCGCGAGGAGATGATGGACCGCGTCGTCGCCGCGTTCGAGTCTTGGACGGGCGCCGGAGCGGGCGAGCTCGAGCGCATCAACTGCCACCACAACTACACGGCGCGCGAGCGCCACTTCGGCGAGGACGTCTGGCTCTCGCGGAAGGGCGCGATCGACGCCGCCGAAGGAGTCCTCGGGCTCATCCCCGGATCGATGGGCACGCGCTCGTACGTCGTCGAGGGGCTCGGCAACCGCACGGCGCTCAACTCTTCGCCGCACGGCGCGGGCCGCGAGTACTCGCGATCGCGGGCGCGACGCACCTTCACGCGCGCGCAGCTCGAGGAAGCGATGCGGGGCATCGAGTGGCGGCGCACGGATGCGTTCCTCGACGAGATCCCGCAGGCCTACAAGGACATCGACACCGTCATGGCCGACGCAGCCGATCTCGTGCGCATCCGTCACACCCTGCGGCAGATCGTCAACGTGAAGGGCGATTGA
- the def gene encoding peptide deformylase: MTVLPIRITGDPVLHTVAEPVTDFDEELGTLVADMFATMEAAPGVGLAAPQIGIGTRLFVYDWTDSEGVRTRGVAANPELWISPLPIGVPEEHEEEGCLSIPGERFALKRAERAILRAQDEHGEHYELEASGWLARILQHEYDHLDGILYADRLDAFGTKGVQKAIKRNKWGVEGLSWTPGVDDLDA, encoded by the coding sequence ATGACCGTTCTGCCCATCCGCATCACGGGCGATCCCGTGCTGCACACCGTCGCCGAGCCCGTCACCGACTTCGACGAGGAGCTGGGGACGCTCGTCGCCGACATGTTCGCCACGATGGAGGCCGCGCCCGGCGTCGGCCTCGCGGCGCCGCAGATCGGCATCGGCACGCGGCTGTTCGTCTACGACTGGACCGACTCCGAGGGCGTGCGCACGCGCGGCGTCGCGGCGAACCCCGAGCTGTGGATCTCGCCGCTCCCCATCGGCGTGCCTGAGGAGCACGAGGAGGAGGGCTGCCTCTCCATCCCCGGCGAGCGCTTCGCCCTCAAGCGCGCCGAGCGCGCGATCCTGCGCGCGCAGGACGAGCACGGCGAGCACTACGAGCTCGAGGCGTCCGGTTGGCTCGCGCGCATCCTGCAGCACGAGTACGACCACCTCGACGGCATCCTCTACGCCGACCGGCTGGATGCGTTCGGCACGAAGGGCGTGCAGAAGGCGATCAAGCGCAACAAGTGGGGCGTCGAGGGCCTGAGCTGGACGCCGGGGGTCGACGACCTCGACGCCTGA
- a CDS encoding DMT family transporter, whose product MLFTSLDDLAAEISLTPMQALGIPVAIVGAVFLSVGTQFQHRGVDQFEGGDQRGAHLGGSAVLRLLRNPAWVVGTLLLGLAVVMQLGALALAPLIVVQPLGAVALVVTAILNARLAKIKLDHRTIRAIALCLVGIGIFVGVAAIFAVERPISDRQLLTVLALLVVGLAGVGVAWWFYRKRANAIFYIVTAGVLYGFVVTLSKIVINRIISGQFEWLTIVCGIGVVIALAAGSYAVQLAHASGPPDLVIAGLTVVDPLVAVLIGVTVLGEAAATPPWAIIVFAAAGAIAVTGVLQLARHHPQIRPLAEAPEETP is encoded by the coding sequence GTGCTGTTCACCTCTCTCGACGACCTGGCGGCGGAGATCTCGCTCACGCCGATGCAGGCCCTCGGGATCCCGGTGGCGATCGTCGGCGCCGTCTTCCTCTCGGTCGGCACCCAGTTCCAGCACCGCGGCGTCGACCAGTTCGAGGGCGGCGACCAGCGCGGCGCGCACCTCGGCGGCTCGGCCGTGCTGCGGCTGCTGCGGAACCCCGCGTGGGTCGTCGGCACGCTGCTGCTCGGCCTCGCGGTCGTCATGCAGCTCGGTGCGCTCGCGCTCGCGCCGCTCATCGTCGTGCAGCCCCTCGGCGCGGTGGCGCTCGTCGTCACCGCGATCCTGAACGCGCGGCTCGCGAAGATCAAGCTCGATCACCGCACGATCCGCGCGATCGCGCTGTGCCTCGTCGGCATCGGCATCTTCGTCGGCGTCGCCGCGATCTTCGCCGTCGAGCGGCCCATCAGCGACCGGCAGCTGCTCACGGTCCTCGCGCTGCTCGTCGTGGGCCTCGCGGGCGTCGGCGTCGCGTGGTGGTTCTACCGCAAGCGCGCGAACGCGATCTTCTACATCGTCACCGCCGGCGTCCTCTACGGATTCGTCGTCACGCTCTCGAAGATCGTCATCAACCGCATCATCTCCGGCCAGTTCGAGTGGCTCACGATCGTCTGCGGCATCGGTGTCGTGATCGCCCTCGCGGCCGGCAGCTACGCCGTGCAGCTCGCCCACGCATCCGGCCCGCCCGATCTCGTGATCGCCGGCCTCACGGTCGTCGACCCGCTCGTCGCCGTGCTCATCGGCGTGACGGTGCTCGGCGAGGCCGCCGCGACGCCGCCGTGGGCCATCATCGTCTTCGCCGCCGCGGGAGCGATCGCCGTCACCGGCGTGCTGCAGCTCGCTCGGCACCATCCCCAGATCCGCCCGCTCGCCGAGGCGCCCGAGGAGACTCCATGA